One window of Labilithrix sp. genomic DNA carries:
- the ggt gene encoding gamma-glutamyltransferase, whose translation MRHVLARGLLLSLFLGCAGSPPAPPPPPPPPTTAVAPPVVLADAGADDAAAAKVAKPWPYATPVVVRSAKGMVVTDNAVASNVGRDVLAAGGNAVDAAVATAFALAVSYPTAGNIGGGGFAVTRIKGDVKALDFRETAPAAATRDMYLSPDGKPKPEAREGIKSVGVPGSVAGLWELYQKLGSKKKTWAELLAPAIKLAEEGFPIDEGFAGTFEQQAGKRLMKHPVSAALFFPNGQALAKGTLFKNPDLAVVLKRIVKGPSGFYEGPTADAIVKQMKEEGGLITAADLKGYKAKWRKPIELTYRGHKIVSMPPPSSGGVTIAMIAHILEGYELGKMGAQSPEALHYLFEAMRRAYAARNAKLGDPDFVKMPLDELLSEKWAQEQRATIKPDKATPSSEIATGPASGTGPHTTHFSVVDANGDAVALTTTVNWWYGSGVTVKGGGFLLNNEMDDFAAVPGTANGFGLVQGEANAIQGGKRMLSSMSPTIVSGADGKIEMVLGAAGGPTIITSVFQELSNVVDFGLDIGKAVSVPRFHMQHLPDEVIFEANGLAPDTRTSLEAMGYTLKERGHLADAPGIGREGAEWVGVAEPRRVGGLASAP comes from the coding sequence ATGCGTCACGTCCTCGCTCGCGGGCTGCTCCTCTCGTTGTTCCTCGGCTGCGCCGGGAGCCCGCCGGCACCGCCGCCTCCGCCGCCTCCGCCGACGACCGCGGTCGCGCCGCCCGTCGTGCTCGCCGACGCCGGCGCCGACGACGCCGCGGCGGCGAAGGTCGCGAAGCCCTGGCCGTACGCGACGCCCGTCGTCGTGCGCAGCGCGAAGGGGATGGTCGTGACCGACAACGCGGTCGCGTCGAACGTCGGGCGGGACGTGCTCGCGGCCGGCGGCAACGCGGTCGACGCCGCCGTCGCGACCGCGTTCGCGCTCGCGGTCTCGTACCCCACCGCGGGCAACATCGGCGGCGGCGGCTTCGCGGTCACGCGCATCAAAGGCGACGTGAAGGCGCTCGACTTCCGCGAGACCGCGCCCGCGGCCGCGACGCGCGACATGTACCTCTCGCCCGACGGCAAGCCGAAGCCCGAGGCGCGCGAGGGCATCAAGTCGGTCGGCGTGCCCGGCAGCGTCGCGGGGCTGTGGGAGCTCTATCAGAAGCTCGGATCGAAGAAGAAGACGTGGGCCGAGCTGCTCGCGCCCGCGATCAAGCTCGCGGAGGAGGGGTTCCCGATCGACGAAGGGTTCGCGGGGACGTTCGAGCAGCAGGCCGGCAAGCGGCTCATGAAGCACCCCGTCTCCGCGGCGCTGTTCTTCCCGAACGGGCAGGCGCTCGCGAAGGGGACCCTCTTCAAGAACCCCGACCTCGCGGTGGTGCTCAAGAGAATCGTGAAGGGGCCGAGCGGCTTCTACGAGGGGCCGACCGCGGACGCGATCGTGAAGCAGATGAAGGAGGAGGGCGGGCTCATCACCGCCGCCGACCTCAAGGGCTACAAGGCGAAGTGGCGGAAGCCGATCGAGCTCACCTACCGCGGCCACAAGATCGTCTCGATGCCGCCGCCGTCGTCGGGCGGCGTGACGATCGCGATGATCGCGCACATCCTCGAGGGCTACGAGCTCGGGAAGATGGGCGCCCAGTCGCCGGAGGCGCTCCACTACCTCTTCGAGGCGATGCGCCGCGCGTACGCCGCGCGCAACGCGAAGCTCGGCGATCCCGACTTCGTGAAGATGCCGCTCGACGAGCTGCTCTCCGAGAAATGGGCACAGGAGCAGCGCGCGACGATCAAGCCGGACAAGGCGACGCCGTCGTCCGAGATCGCGACCGGGCCCGCGAGCGGGACGGGGCCGCACACGACGCACTTCTCGGTCGTCGACGCGAACGGCGACGCGGTCGCGCTCACGACGACGGTCAACTGGTGGTACGGCTCCGGCGTCACGGTGAAGGGCGGCGGCTTCCTCCTCAACAACGAGATGGACGACTTCGCCGCGGTGCCGGGGACCGCGAACGGGTTCGGGCTCGTGCAAGGCGAGGCGAACGCGATCCAAGGCGGCAAGCGCATGCTCTCGTCGATGTCGCCCACGATCGTGAGCGGCGCCGACGGGAAGATCGAGATGGTGCTCGGCGCCGCGGGCGGGCCCACCATCATCACGTCGGTCTTCCAGGAGCTCTCGAACGTCGTCGACTTCGGGCTCGACATCGGGAAGGCGGTGAGCGTGCCGCGCTTCCACATGCAGCACCTCCCCGACGAGGTCATCTTCGAGGCCAACGGCCTCGCGCCGGACACGCGCACATCGCTCGAAGCGATGGGCTACACGTTGAAGGAGCGCGGCCACCTCGCCGACGCGCCCGGCATCGGACGCGAAGGAGCGGAGTGGGTGGGCGTCGCCGAGCCGCGGCGCGTCGGAGGACTCGCGTCCGCACCGTGA
- a CDS encoding MBL fold metallo-hydrolase, translating into MLTLKRLGASSAAIGLLLLGCSTGVADDTAASADQVKQGTPGGEPGTGEGEPVVPVVEEDAELPVQWPNRGSADCQNFQNSDPSIYKFKLNANTFILRENKCLNFEGNFIYVLFGQKKVLIQDTGSIAQGMSRALFTQLFPIRNTIEAMIGEWLAAHPNEDGSPRTRDSIELLVSHTHSHGDHVSGDYQFKNADGTPLPYTKVAGLRPADVASFFGLTNWPNNAGSIDLGDRVVDVLPIPGHEASHVALYDHGSQLLLTGDTLYPGHIFIQDWGTFRKSTAKLAAWIKETDAQGKPVRPVKHVFGTHIEKKPGTGAASFYRYGTRFHPTERHLELTGAHVELEAQQAQSLGPVAPSTEQFFDDFSIDP; encoded by the coding sequence ATGCTCACGCTCAAGCGCCTCGGTGCGTCCTCGGCCGCGATTGGCCTTCTCCTTCTTGGCTGCTCCACCGGCGTCGCCGACGATACCGCGGCGAGCGCGGATCAGGTGAAGCAAGGCACGCCGGGCGGCGAGCCGGGGACGGGCGAGGGCGAGCCGGTCGTTCCGGTCGTCGAGGAGGACGCGGAGCTCCCGGTCCAGTGGCCGAACCGCGGCTCGGCGGACTGCCAGAACTTCCAGAACTCCGATCCGAGCATCTACAAGTTCAAGCTGAACGCGAACACGTTCATCCTGCGCGAGAACAAGTGCCTCAACTTCGAGGGCAATTTCATCTACGTGCTCTTCGGTCAGAAGAAGGTCCTCATCCAGGACACGGGCTCGATCGCGCAAGGGATGTCGAGGGCGCTGTTCACGCAGCTCTTCCCGATCCGGAACACCATCGAGGCGATGATCGGCGAGTGGCTCGCGGCGCACCCGAACGAGGACGGCTCGCCGCGCACGCGCGACTCGATCGAGCTCCTCGTCTCGCACACGCACTCGCACGGCGATCACGTCTCGGGCGACTACCAGTTCAAGAACGCGGATGGCACGCCGCTCCCGTACACGAAGGTCGCGGGCCTCCGCCCCGCCGACGTGGCGAGCTTCTTCGGCCTCACGAACTGGCCGAACAACGCGGGCTCGATCGACCTCGGCGATCGCGTCGTCGACGTGCTCCCGATCCCGGGCCACGAGGCGTCGCACGTCGCGCTCTACGACCACGGCTCGCAGCTCCTCCTCACGGGCGACACGCTCTACCCGGGCCACATCTTCATCCAGGACTGGGGCACGTTCCGCAAGAGCACCGCCAAGCTCGCGGCGTGGATCAAGGAGACGGACGCGCAGGGCAAGCCGGTCCGCCCGGTCAAGCACGTGTTCGGCACGCACATCGAGAAGAAGCCGGGCACCGGCGCCGCGTCGTTCTACCGCTACGGCACCCGCTTCCACCCGACGGAGCGCCACCTCGAGCTGACCGGCGCGCACGTCGAGCTCGAGGCCCAGCAGGCCCAGTCCCTCGGCCCCGTAGCGCCGTCGACCGAGCAGTTCTTCGACGACTTCTCGATTGACCCCTGA
- a CDS encoding ABC transporter ATP-binding protein — translation MDPIISIKNIDKTYASGFRALRGVSLDIRRGEIFALLGPNGAGKTTLIGITCGTVKATGGTVLADGHDIVKDYRAARSKIGLVPQELSTDMFETVLATVTFSRGLFGKPKDPAHVEKVLRDLSLWEKRNDKIMTLSGGMKRRVLIAKALSHEPSILFLDEPTAGVDVELRRDMWTMVRKLRESGVTIILTTHYIEEAEQMADRIGVIRKGELVLVEDKNVLMKKLGKKQLTLFLRGPIEAVPPPLERFGLELTKDKDALVFTFDAQGSGITELVAALPSAGIELKDLQTKESSLEEIFVDLVEEKAAS, via the coding sequence ATGGATCCAATCATCTCGATCAAGAACATCGACAAGACGTATGCGTCAGGATTCCGCGCCTTGAGGGGCGTCTCCCTGGACATCCGGCGAGGGGAGATCTTCGCCCTCCTCGGGCCGAACGGGGCCGGCAAGACGACCCTGATCGGCATCACCTGCGGCACCGTGAAGGCGACCGGCGGCACCGTGCTCGCCGACGGGCACGACATCGTGAAGGACTACCGCGCCGCGCGCTCGAAGATCGGCCTCGTGCCGCAGGAGCTCTCGACCGACATGTTCGAGACCGTCCTCGCGACGGTGACGTTCAGCCGCGGCCTCTTCGGCAAGCCGAAGGATCCGGCGCACGTCGAGAAGGTGCTCCGCGACCTCTCGCTCTGGGAGAAGCGGAACGACAAGATCATGACCCTCTCTGGCGGCATGAAGCGGCGCGTCCTCATCGCGAAGGCGCTCTCGCACGAGCCGAGCATCCTCTTCCTCGACGAGCCCACCGCCGGCGTCGACGTCGAGCTCCGCCGCGACATGTGGACGATGGTCCGGAAGCTCCGCGAGAGCGGGGTCACCATCATCTTGACGACGCACTACATCGAAGAGGCCGAGCAGATGGCCGACCGCATCGGCGTCATCCGCAAAGGTGAGCTCGTCCTCGTCGAGGACAAGAACGTCCTGATGAAGAAGCTCGGGAAGAAGCAGCTCACGCTCTTCCTCCGCGGCCCGATCGAGGCCGTGCCGCCGCCGCTCGAGCGCTTCGGCCTCGAGCTGACGAAGGACAAGGACGCCCTCGTCTTCACGTTCGACGCGCAGGGATCGGGCATCACCGAGCTCGTCGCCGCGCTGCCGAGCGCGGGCATCGAGCTCAAGGACCTCCAGACGAAGGAGAGCTCGCTCGAGGAGATCTTCGTCGACCTCGTCGAAGAGAAGGCGGCGTCGTGA
- a CDS encoding ABC transporter permease, with amino-acid sequence MNVYAIRAIYLFEMARTFRTLMQSILAPVISTSLYFVVFGSAIGSRMTDVEGVQYAAFIVPGLTMLSILNESISNASFGIYMPRFSGTIYEVLSAPISWLEIVIGYVGAAASKSILLGTIILLTARLFVPYSVAHPGWMIAFLVLTSVTFSLFGFIIGLWADGFEKLMIVPMLIVTPLTFLGGSFYSLKMLPPFWQKVTLVNPVVYLVSGFRWSFYDTSDVSVSISLALTAVFLVGCLVAARALVTSGYRLKS; translated from the coding sequence GTGAACGTCTACGCGATCCGCGCGATCTACCTCTTCGAGATGGCGCGCACGTTCCGCACGCTCATGCAGAGCATCCTCGCGCCCGTCATCTCGACGTCGCTCTACTTCGTCGTGTTCGGCTCCGCGATCGGGTCGCGCATGACCGACGTCGAGGGCGTGCAGTACGCCGCGTTCATCGTCCCCGGCCTGACGATGCTGTCGATCCTGAACGAGAGCATCTCGAACGCGTCGTTCGGCATCTACATGCCGCGCTTCTCGGGCACGATCTACGAGGTGCTCTCCGCGCCGATCTCGTGGCTCGAGATCGTCATCGGCTACGTCGGCGCCGCCGCGTCGAAGTCGATCCTGCTCGGCACGATCATCCTCCTCACCGCGCGCCTCTTCGTCCCCTACTCCGTCGCGCACCCGGGGTGGATGATCGCGTTCCTCGTCCTCACGTCGGTCACGTTCAGCCTCTTCGGGTTCATCATCGGGCTCTGGGCCGACGGCTTCGAGAAGCTGATGATCGTGCCGATGCTGATCGTGACGCCGCTCACCTTCCTCGGCGGCAGCTTCTACTCGCTGAAGATGCTCCCGCCCTTCTGGCAGAAGGTCACGCTCGTGAACCCGGTCGTCTACCTCGTGAGCGGCTTCCGTTGGAGCTTCTACGACACCTCCGACGTCAGCGTGAGCATCAGCCTGGCGCTGACCGCCGTGTTTCTCGTGGGTTGCCTCGTCGCCGCACGCGCGCTCGTGACCAGCGGCTACCGGCTCAAGTCCTGA
- a CDS encoding serine/threonine protein kinase, with product MEPGGTLGNGRYVVRGVLGEGAQGMTFDAADEQGRPVAIKRFDVRGAKGWKDVELAERETRVLSTIDHPLVPRYIEHFEEDGALFLVMEKVEGETLEAIRKREGALSEDEVRRFLADADRALTYLHGRASPIVHRDIKPRNVVRRPNGSYVLVDFGAVSELLQRRGGNSTVVGTMGFMAPEQFQGRAMPATDVYAVGATALACLAGADPDTLPHQGLKVDVRAALGSRVSPTMLTSLEQMLEPDPDRRAQNLGAAIDQVRTSISHQPAPIHRVERVPSAPPPPMPHPAAIYYPPQRDPREDDLVKSLRRLLWVLWGLGWIIVPVMLSQLRLQRSVPIVMFGGLALVFILTWHKGAAIRALLRKMGWSPAAQAAPPPAMLQHPSVPPVHHRVDAGPPAQVRVHTTELQPDELGKTERTSTRTSVAAGQRASRS from the coding sequence ATGGAACCGGGCGGGACCCTCGGCAACGGTCGCTACGTCGTCCGCGGCGTCCTCGGCGAGGGCGCGCAGGGCATGACGTTCGACGCGGCCGACGAGCAGGGCCGCCCCGTCGCGATCAAGCGCTTCGACGTCCGCGGCGCGAAGGGCTGGAAGGACGTCGAGCTCGCCGAGCGCGAGACGCGCGTCCTCTCCACGATCGATCACCCGCTCGTCCCGCGCTACATCGAGCACTTCGAAGAGGACGGCGCGCTCTTCCTCGTCATGGAGAAGGTGGAGGGCGAGACCCTCGAGGCGATCCGCAAGCGCGAGGGCGCGCTCTCCGAGGACGAGGTCCGCCGCTTCCTCGCCGACGCGGACCGCGCGCTCACGTACCTCCACGGCCGCGCGTCGCCGATCGTCCATCGTGACATCAAGCCCCGCAACGTCGTGCGCCGGCCGAACGGCTCGTACGTGCTCGTCGACTTCGGCGCGGTGAGCGAGCTGCTCCAGCGCCGCGGCGGCAACAGCACGGTGGTGGGGACGATGGGGTTCATGGCGCCGGAGCAGTTCCAGGGCCGCGCGATGCCGGCGACCGACGTGTACGCGGTGGGCGCGACCGCGCTCGCGTGCCTCGCCGGCGCCGATCCCGACACGCTCCCGCATCAAGGCCTCAAGGTCGACGTGCGCGCCGCGCTCGGGAGCCGCGTCAGCCCCACGATGCTCACCTCGCTCGAGCAGATGCTCGAGCCCGATCCCGATCGCCGCGCGCAGAACCTCGGCGCCGCGATCGATCAGGTCCGCACCTCGATCTCGCATCAGCCGGCGCCGATCCACCGCGTCGAGCGCGTGCCGTCCGCGCCGCCGCCGCCGATGCCTCATCCGGCCGCGATCTACTACCCGCCGCAGCGCGACCCGCGCGAGGACGACCTCGTGAAGTCGCTCCGGCGCCTGCTCTGGGTGCTCTGGGGCCTCGGCTGGATCATCGTCCCCGTCATGCTCAGCCAGCTCCGCCTCCAGCGCAGCGTGCCGATCGTCATGTTCGGCGGGCTCGCGCTCGTGTTCATCCTGACGTGGCACAAGGGCGCCGCGATCCGCGCGCTCCTGCGGAAGATGGGGTGGAGCCCGGCCGCCCAGGCGGCGCCACCGCCGGCGATGCTGCAGCATCCGAGCGTTCCCCCGGTCCACCACCGCGTCGACGCCGGGCCGCCGGCCCAGGTCCGCGTCCACACCACGGAGCTACAGCCCGATGAGCTCGGGAAAACGGAACGAACGAGCACGCGGACTTCGGTGGCGGCGGGTCAACGAGCGTCGCGGTCGTGA